In one Rugosibacter aromaticivorans genomic region, the following are encoded:
- a CDS encoding transposase produces the protein MPRRPRIHLDGIPLHILWRGHNCEPCFLGEEDYQAYLYWLGEALRKEHCALHAYALMTNHVHLLITPQQAEAVPRLITRCKIKGSGSN, from the coding sequence ATGCCTCGCCGCCCCCGCATCCATCTTGATGGTATCCCGCTGCACATCCTGTGGCGCGGGCATAACTGCGAACCCTGCTTCTTGGGCGAAGAAGACTATCAAGCCTATCTGTATTGGCTGGGCGAAGCCCTGAGAAAAGAACACTGCGCGCTACATGCTTATGCGTTGATGACCAACCATGTGCACCTGCTGATCACCCCCCAACAGGCCGAGGCCGTTCCCCGTCTCATCACGCGTTGCAAAATCAAAGGGTCAGGTTCGAATTAA
- a CDS encoding BrnA antitoxin family protein, producing the protein MKRTSTTKTPVISDDAPKLGQKDFDRAKFRVAGKDIGRTGWQAAVRARVEKKRINIMLDTPIVAHFKSLAGERGYQTLINDTLRRAVEGEHIEADLRRIVREELDKAAN; encoded by the coding sequence ATGAAACGGACCTCTACTACCAAAACGCCGGTTATTTCTGACGACGCCCCGAAGCTCGGTCAGAAAGACTTTGACCGGGCTAAATTCCGCGTCGCCGGCAAGGATATCGGGCGTACAGGCTGGCAGGCGGCGGTGCGTGCCCGCGTTGAAAAGAAACGCATCAATATCATGCTCGATACGCCGATCGTGGCGCACTTCAAATCCCTTGCGGGGGAACGCGGATATCAGACATTGATCAACGACACCTTGCGTCGGGCAGTCGAAGGCGAGCACATCGAAGCCGATCTGCGCCGTATCGTGCGAGAGGAATTGGACAAGGCCGCTAACTGA
- a CDS encoding BrnT family toxin, with product MRFTWSESKRKANLKKHGLDFADVEQVFSGPMVLIEDNRKHYGEQRMIGVGLLKVMVVVVVHVESDDQIRIISMRKADSDETDLYYQNAGYF from the coding sequence ATGCGATTTACCTGGAGCGAATCCAAGCGCAAAGCCAACCTGAAGAAACACGGTCTGGACTTTGCCGACGTGGAGCAAGTATTTTCCGGCCCCATGGTGTTGATCGAGGATAACCGCAAGCACTACGGCGAACAGCGCATGATCGGCGTTGGATTGCTGAAGGTGATGGTGGTCGTGGTGGTTCATGTCGAATCAGACGACCAGATTCGGATTATTTCGATGCGAAAGGCAGATAGCGATGAAACGGACCTCTACTACCAAAACGCCGGTTATTTCTGA
- a CDS encoding M48 family metalloprotease gives MKFRTGLSVVTLVFLAACANVRNPVTGQYEHTVMDERSELQEGQKAHQEVLKEYRALDNPPLQAYVNSVGQRLAKASHRGNLEWHFTVLDSPEVNAFALPGGYVYITRGILAYLNDEAELAGVLGHEIGHVAARHASQRATRQQAAGVGVLLANVLGAVLESKGYGGAGDLTNQVSQITAAGYIASYSREQESQADQLGAEYLARNHYDSARMIDVIRMLKNQAQFAADMARKEGRPVPPQADWLASHPSNDQRLDDIRQTALLHQDPHAENGRERYLKAIDSIPFGESREEGVTRGQQFFHEPLGFALTAPAGWRIKNTSEALIMTNGAGDAALIMRTVPADAGATHADILRTIFNPINGRTTQTTINGFAATSFVGTARVKDGAQEGSQQVDATLVTGPDKHPYLFLHAAKSADVLQRERETLLAAEKTFRAINDKDRSLARPWRLCLAALPQGGLAQLAKRSPTTLPHSEAQLRLMNGVYPDGVITPGAQVKVVE, from the coding sequence ATGAAATTCCGCACCGGTCTTTCTGTCGTTACCTTGGTTTTTCTTGCCGCCTGCGCCAATGTACGCAATCCGGTGACGGGGCAATATGAACACACGGTGATGGATGAGCGCAGCGAGCTGCAGGAGGGACAAAAAGCACATCAGGAAGTGTTGAAAGAATATCGTGCGCTGGATAACCCGCCGCTTCAAGCCTACGTCAATAGCGTGGGGCAACGGCTTGCCAAAGCCTCGCACCGAGGCAACCTCGAATGGCACTTTACGGTACTCGACAGTCCCGAGGTCAATGCGTTTGCCTTGCCCGGTGGGTATGTCTATATCACGCGCGGCATTCTTGCCTATCTCAATGATGAGGCCGAGCTCGCTGGCGTGCTGGGGCATGAGATCGGCCACGTTGCCGCACGCCATGCTTCGCAGCGCGCCACGCGCCAGCAGGCTGCCGGTGTGGGCGTGCTGCTGGCCAATGTGCTCGGTGCCGTGCTGGAGAGTAAAGGCTATGGTGGAGCAGGCGATCTGACCAATCAGGTGTCGCAAATCACTGCCGCAGGCTATATCGCCTCCTACAGCCGCGAGCAGGAGTCACAAGCCGACCAGCTGGGCGCCGAATACCTTGCCCGCAATCATTACGATTCCGCCCGCATGATTGATGTCATTCGCATGCTGAAAAATCAAGCGCAGTTTGCCGCTGACATGGCGCGCAAAGAAGGGCGCCCGGTGCCACCGCAAGCAGACTGGTTAGCTTCGCACCCCAGCAACGACCAGCGTCTGGACGACATCCGCCAAACGGCCTTGCTGCATCAAGACCCACACGCGGAAAACGGACGCGAGCGTTATCTCAAAGCGATCGATAGCATCCCCTTTGGTGAAAGCCGCGAAGAAGGCGTCACCCGGGGCCAGCAGTTTTTCCACGAACCGCTGGGTTTTGCGCTCACCGCACCTGCCGGCTGGCGGATAAAAAATACGTCGGAAGCGCTCATCATGACTAACGGCGCAGGCGATGCGGCACTGATCATGCGCACCGTGCCAGCGGATGCGGGGGCGACGCACGCGGATATCCTGCGCACGATTTTTAACCCGATCAATGGGCGCACGACGCAGACAACCATCAATGGCTTTGCGGCGACCAGCTTTGTTGGCACCGCTCGCGTAAAAGACGGGGCGCAAGAAGGATCGCAACAAGTCGATGCCACGTTAGTCACCGGGCCAGATAAACACCCCTATCTTTTCTTGCATGCCGCCAAGAGCGCAGACGTCTTGCAACGCGAACGTGAAACGCTGCTCGCGGCGGAAAAAACCTTTCGTGCGATCAACGACAAGGATCGCTCCCTGGCCCGCCCCTGGAGGCTGTGTCTAGCCGCATTGCCGCAAGGGGGCCTTGCTCAGTTGGCCAAGCGATCCCCCACTACATTGCCGCATTCGGAAGCGCAACTGCGCCTGATGAATGGCGTTTATCCTGATGGTGTGATCACACCGGGGGCGCAGGTAAAAGTCGTGGAATGA